CAGTATACAGGTTTCGGCGCTTGCAGGGCTTCGATCAGCGctcgcatgttttggttttgttGTTCGAACATGGCACGCCAAATACTCGCTTCGTTATGTTTCTCATTTTGCACCAACATTGATGCCACTTCTGATAACGGCGGAAGAGGGTCACCGTCACTATCAGGGTCCATAGTCCTAGACTTCTAGCAGTGGGCGTCGATGGGTAATGTCAGTGCAACGAAACAAACTTATTCACacaatcaaattataatatagtatcaaTTTACATAAACACAACTATAGGATATATGGAACGCGCGATGGTTCAAGTTCAACCGCTCTGGCCGGCCGCGATACAAGAAGTGAAGTGCGCTCCTCTCGGCCGGGGGGAACGTTGACTCCATCGAACGCCGACAGATGGCGCTGGCGTTCCGTGTTAcgacatacatatatacaacgcAGGTCGGATATTTTTGACGACCTCTTATTAggcgattgtgagtctagttgtttatagtCCGTCAAtgcattttacatttataaatatataatatttattagataaataCCATAACACAtagtttttaatacatattaaataataaatataataaataaaatagatttaagaaagaaaatatatacatgtgattagaaataaaaaagaagacTATATATTTCCTTAAGTATCTGTTGAGTATGTGACATGTTTAATTCAAAAAGACAACACCTAAGACTACTCCTGTCAAAACTATTGCTAGGTATCTAAAAAGGGGCACGCGGAGACTAGGTACTTTCACAGTCAAAATGTGTGGGGGATTATAGTGAATCAGAGACCGCTTGCACTTATTAAGTTGTACACTCGTTTTAATTTTGCGATGACTCCGACGATATTTATTTGAAGTGTATGGTGTTAGAGGCATCATCATAATAATCAGTTATAATAATTCGCATGAAATACTTGAGGTacttaaaaacttaatataataagaataaatagtGAATCCGTCTAAATAGCTTTCTACTTAGCACATTATGTGTTAAGTGACGTTGTacctgattattttttttaattacagtaGGTTTAGTAATTTATTCCTAAAAGTAAACATTTACCATCGTGGACATTTCTGCAGACCTGTAATAAGAAACAACCGCaccaggtttttttttatatatgaaagaGATAAGCCAGTAATTTGATGAATGCTCTCAGCCGGTTTGATTTTTTTCCGATATGGAAAAGTATCTTCATTTTAACTCATATAAACCTACATGCACCACTCCATGTTTTGGTGAAAACTGTATTTAAATCACTCAGTGGTTTTCGAGTTTATCTGTTAAATGACCTCCTCGCATATCCTGGAAGAATATCTACTACTCTTTTTTTTGagtcaataatttaataattgtataataatttgataTCCTTATTCATACCCATAATTTATatactattaatttatttattaactataatatattattctcttaattattatttataacaggAAATACTTTTGTTATTACACATTTGAAACGAAAGCTAAACAGAAAAACTAAAACAAACCGAACTGAGGAGTCTTAGTTACCAGATCAtcaaattcagaaaaaaaagACATTGACATTCACTAAATGATAACTGACAAATGACAAATCTTAAGAATGTACTTAGCATCAactatcaaaataaattttgttgaaatcagtttgtaatttataaatctaatttAGGACCATGATTAAACTGTTTTCTTTAAAACAGCAAAAAAAGGATGAGGAAGGATCAGCCCGAGCGGGCGGATCACAAAAAAAAGCATCAGCCGCACAATTACGTATCACAAAAggttaaatgtatttttttgttgatattagCGTTCCTATAATAATATTGGTGCAATTTTGCATTAAACTCATTATTTTATTGCGGTTAACTCATTATTTTCTACTGTTCGTGTTAATATTGtcaagttttttatatttcagatttaaatgaattaaactTACCGAAGACGTGTAGCACAGAGTTTCCAGACCCAGATGATCtgcttaattttaaattaattatatgccCTGATGAAGGTTTTTACAGAGGAGGAAGATTTGTATTTAGCTTTAAGGTAAGTTAAGAATATGTATAGCCAATCATTCGAAAAGACCtaaatacaaaactttaataaaagtTTAGTTAGGCACATGCAAAttcctaaaataatataatacaattgaaAGCCAACCACCTTAAAGGGTCAAAATCAATTTCAACAGGAACCTATGATCTATTTACTATAAGTAAAAGTGGTaccattttcaaaaataataaaatttgatcattgttatatatttatttagattcactagtggtaattacaataatacatttataattattatgctaatttacaagggtcttattactaaatgcattcttttaaggtgaataccgcattctaaattatgtgtgaaatagttgtattatatattatgtaatgtatgtaatatatacttatattagtCTTAAATATTGATAACCATTCATTTTTGATAAATTTCTGATatcttgtatttttatattatatctgtcATCATTTAGTGgcttaaaaattgcaaaaatgCAGTGTCACAAAATAATTACAGTTCAGTAAGTGATTAGAACCACTCATGCTCTCTTGTATCAGAGTAGGTATAGCAGTTTAGTTTCAGTACCTTGTCAGCTTTTTAAGGTATTGTTTCAGCGGTAGGCTTCTTAGCACAGGATTTCGGGTAGATAGGTTTTATGCAGGCGGCTTTTTCTATCAAGTGAATTGGGatcatgagacttaacattatgTTATGTCTTAAGGTTACAAACATCACTCagattttgagtttttcaagaattcagaGTGGGAGTGAATCAGGTATCTAACCATCTGGTgaatgtcttgctcgtctcctcggtttaactaaaaaaaaaggaaaggtGTACAAGTATTTTGCCTGCCTATAATTGATTGATAGAAATTttagatttgatttaattaaactGATTGATAGCCTAGAAAAATATTTGTACCACtatactattactattatttggaGAGGGTGGCTATTATTCTAGTCATTATTGTTGGTAAAAGTAACGCCACATTCATGATTGAACTATATGTTGCCACTCATGTTACAACTCATCATCAAGCTTGTCGGTACTTATGACAATATCTACTTGACACCAACTTGACTAACCTTTCAGTAGATTTATGAGCTGTACCTGTTTATCTGTTCTGGtacaatatgaatattttttcttttaatatttggcTCATAAGATGAATGTATTGAAATgccttttaaatttaaatgctaagttaaacaaaataatttatcatttattatcTATAATGTACGAAAGTTTCACAGGTAGGACCAAACTATCCACATGAACCGCCTAAAGTGAAATGTGAAACAGCAGTGTATCATCCCAACATAGATCTAGAGGGAAATGTCTGCTTAAATATACTCAGAGAAGACTGGAAACCTGTGCTGACTGTGAATTCTATAGTATATGGATTGCAATATTTATTCTTGGTAAGTATTTATGGTATTAAGTGTTATTTGAAGTTGGCATATATGAGTAGGTATTAGTGATACAAACTTAGACATAAACAAAGTTATTTTGGTTAAGACAGCCAACTCCATGAATCATTTGCATCCCCAGAACAGGGTGTCAGATACTGTAGTGGGACAACTTCCTGTGCAAATGTCCCTTGGGGTGACAGACGGTGGCAGAGAGTGGGGATGTTGATAGAaaagaaagattagagagtacagtAATGTTGTGACAGCTAGATtggtgtactttagttattttcacaccATCATGACATActgtattttactgtggggtcattcTGCTGACATTGACACAGTGTTTGCTCGTgctatatcagcttggttatagacagtctatcaaagaaaaattttaagaaataaatattatgactcttCATTGTCATCATCacgtttttgctcttaatagagattttcattattataacactagaaataagggattgcttgtaactaattctagtaggcttcataagatacataatagctttaagggtaaatgtatacatttttataataaagtcccagcaattgttcaggtattatctataaataaattaatatgttttataaaaaaatgcctctatcgtaaatcctattactccacagctgtatatctaagtgattggacagcctgggactagattatgattattttatagcaatagcaatgaaagtacaatattgtatatatttattaaaaagagtgaatgctgggagagtttccagcgccgcttcttcactctcagagcgccaattgtttccgaagtggtagtagtgtctagtttattagaaatgacataaattttgagaaaataaatgcctcttatGCCTTTTGTACTTAATATGTTAGCGGGTAGCGAGTTACAGTACTCACACGTTGCGCTTCCCCCCAATACCATATATTTCGCTATCTGCTGAAATCTTTAGTACCCCGTCTGCGCGACGTCCGTCTGTCACCGCGAGGGATGGTCGTGCACGAAGTTGTCAGACTTCAACTTACTTATTATGATACTGACTTATTTATGTTGAAATGTCAAATGTATGAATGCTTAGAGAAGTGTGCACACTTGTTATTTGTAAACATACATAAGACAGTCAAAAACTGTACTGTTAGTATATTGATTCCTCTAAATAATTCTGGTGCTAGAAAACTTGTGGTCAATTATTTGTCTCCCTCCCGTAACCCCCTTCAAATCCTCGCGCTCGTCCTATTGTGTCAGTATGGTTTCCAGTTACATTACCTTTCGGTATTTCGTGATATTTTCATGCTAtcgctgctttgtttttgaatatttcattgttacttTTTGAGTTTTCCTGTTGTTAATAGTTCCGTTGTTCtctgtcgctataatagtacttccagaaaataaatactttttttacttaacccagattctttcattgatattctatataattattataataatcagcatctataatactgaaaaaataaatcgttgtttatttatgaagcatatatatatatacatatatatattatattattataaattatattataaaattatattagcataaatatatattattttatagtaacaaagcgacgatgtgacgtcatccaCGTCAGATCCAGAGATACCGggtaatataattatacagtTATTTTTGCTCCTGGTTGCAATATACTGGTTTAATTAGTTGTGATCAGTCAGTCTCAATTTTCATTGTCTTATAGACAAAATTTACCAGGACATATggtatacgagggcggcactgaaactttcgggaatcaaggaagtgacacaatattactatttaaaaatgtatttatttcttttcgaagtattctccgcgaaatttgatacaattttccatacgatggaaccaatcattgaaacaaccattccattcggaagttggggtctccaaaatggccgatttgtaggcgtccacagcttcttcaggtgatgaaaatctctgaccacgcaatttattctttattttagggaaagtatagaaatcattagggcttaggtcggggctgtacggcggatggtctaataattctatgttttcttgctctaaaaagtcttctgttctgtgcgcggtgtgagaactcgcattgtcgtgatggaggatgatgcggcggttgcagttctctttacggagtctagaaacgacctgtggcaaacaaatgctagcataccattctgcattaaccgttctttgtcactcaagaggaatagtcgcaacatggccggttttggagacaaacgtggcgaccattttttttgcaacactccgtgaacgaacaatttttgttggctttaactcattttcgaacacccaaactcgtgactggttttttgtttcgggttcgtacacGTATATctaggattcgtcacctgatataATGTTGCATacaacactagctgacc
The window above is part of the Leptidea sinapis chromosome 8, ilLepSina1.1, whole genome shotgun sequence genome. Proteins encoded here:
- the LOC126965749 gene encoding NEDD8-conjugating enzyme Ubc12, producing MIKLFSLKQQKKDEEGSARAGGSQKKASAAQLRITKDLNELNLPKTCSTEFPDPDDLLNFKLIICPDEGFYRGGRFVFSFKVGPNYPHEPPKVKCETAVYHPNIDLEGNVCLNILREDWKPVLTVNSIVYGLQYLFLEPNPEDPLNKEAADELQSNRRLFEQHVQRAMRGGYVGSSYFERCLK